The following coding sequences are from one Triticum dicoccoides isolate Atlit2015 ecotype Zavitan chromosome 4A, WEW_v2.0, whole genome shotgun sequence window:
- the LOC119288961 gene encoding AP2-like ethylene-responsive transcription factor At1g16060 has protein sequence MTNKKPTWSSSASACSGGSRIGLPCAVANQKKKKRARSDAVVVPARGSSVYRGVSRHCASGKYEVHLWDRHYRSTAENRRGRQGAYDTEEAAARTYDLAALKYWGAQCGGLLLNFPVDTYKDELERMQRVTREEYVAILRRDSSGFTRGASKYRGVAKHHKKGRWEARIGCGSGSGSGGGKRYLYLGIFSVFSIVLSLQVRSTSSTFLWLISRNGTLNLHAVTQEEAARAYDLAAIQLRGLAAVTNFDVDSYYVDQQLQPPLCKVDPDPEPAGQLLLPKVEPKEEEPEPGPVLRDDVDDVDCAIAEVLQALCMDRADFEARYPPRGAPGWWPSDDDLRELPADVGFEDDIESVLFDAPPAA, from the exons ATGACGAACAAGAAGCCTACTTGGTCCTCCTCGGCGTCCGCCTGCTCCGGGGGCTCCCGCATTGGGCTACCCTGCGCGGTGGcgaaccagaagaagaagaagagggccagGAGCGACGCCGTCGTTGTCCCGGCGAGGGGGTCATCCGTGTACAGAGGCGTGAGCAG GCACTGCGCCTCGGGAAAGTACGAGGTGCACCTGTGGGACAGGCATTACCGGAGCACGGCTGAGAACAGGAGAGGCAGGCAAG GAGCTTATGACACCGAAGAGGCTGCAGCTCGCACCTATGATCTCGCGGCGCTCAAGTACTGGGGTGCACAGTGCGGCGGCCTCCTCCTTAACTTCCCG GTGGACACGTACAAGGACGAGCTGGAGAGGATGCAACGCGTGACCAGAGAGGAGTACGTGGCCATACTCAGGCGCGACAGCAGTGGCTTCACCAGAGGCGCCTCCAAGTACAGGGGAGTAGCAAA GCATCACAAGAAGGGCCGGTGGGAGGCGAGGATAGGCTGCggtagcggcagcggcagcggcggcggcaagaGATACCTCTACTTGGGGATATTCAGTGTGTTCTCTATCGTTCTGTCCTTGCAAGTTCGCTCTACTAGTAGTACGTTTCTGTGGCTCATCTCAAGAAACGGCACTCTGAATCTGCATGCAGTTACCCAGGAAGAGGCGGCCCGGGCCTACGACCTCGCGGCGATACAACTCCGGGGCCTCGCCGCGGTCACCAACTTCGACGTCGATTCCTACTACGTGGACCAGCAGCTGCAGCCGCCCCTCTGCAAGGTCGACCCAGACCCTGAACCGGCAGGGCAACTGCTGCTGCCCAAGGTCGAGCCCaaggaggaagagcccgagcccggGCCAGTGCTCCGGGACGACGTGGACGACGTCGACTGCGCCATCGCCGAGGTACTGCAGGCGCTCTGCATGGACCGCGCCGACTTCGAGGCCAGGTACCCGCCCCGCGGCGCGCCCGGATGGTGGCCGTCTGACGACGACTTGCGCGAGCTGCCGGCTGACGTGGGCTTCGAGGACGACATCGAGAGCGTGCTCTTCGACGCGCCGCCCGCCGCCTGA
- the LOC119288962 gene encoding probable calcium-binding protein CML25/26, whose translation MNSHSTMVVPSVFAAFDKDGDRKVSVSELRCCMAASLGEDISEEEVAVVLAAADADGDGLLNQEEFSRLAAGAHEEDDVRRRCLREAFGMYASSSTEDTTTTMITPASLRRTLSRLGSHELGVEECRAMICRFDLDGDGKLSFDEFRVMMMA comes from the coding sequence ATGAACAGTCACTCGACCATGGTGGTACCGTCGGTGTTCGCCGCCTTCGACAAGGACGGCGACCGCAAGGTGTCCGTGTCCGAGCTGCGCTGCTGCATGGCGGCGTCCTTGGGCGAGGACATAtccgaggaggaggtggccgtggTCCTCGCGGCGGCGGATGCCGACGGTGACGGGCTGCTAAACCAAGAAGAGTTCTCGAGGCTAGCCGCCGGTGCCCATGAAGAGGACGACGTGAGGCGAAGATGCCTGAGGGAGGCGTTCGGGATGTACGCGTCGTCCTCCACGGAAGACACGACAACGACGATGATTACGCCAGCGAGCCTGAGGCGGACCCTGAGCAGACTGGGGTCGCACGAGCTGGGCGTGGAGGAGTGCAGGGCAATGATCTGCAGGTTCGACCTCGATGGCGACGGCAAACTCTCGTTCGACGAGTTCCGGGTCATGATGATGGCCTGA